From Candidatus Thiodictyon syntrophicum, a single genomic window includes:
- a CDS encoding IS1 family transposase, translating to MNGQWTCPHCNSQNCRHHKTYQTGHNGTRLLWRCQSCNRLFSETKATLIEGLRKPTSFIIQVLKTRTEGIGLNAACRAFAIAKNTLLLWERRLADCKDVLVIYALTHTFIEQLIEGDELYTKVNRNVPPEDCEGWTIVLMERASRFIWALQCGKKDRSLFSYAIQILRDVILRTGDVTLVTDGERRYGNLLFEICHEVLRTGKRGRPPKVLRRGVKVRLKNKGKGTDRTGHSRPKYETPHPEHPETDQDVTPADIHANHLEASNASFRRKNSAYRRRTNTYAKSISGLQRTLDMLWIVHNFIRSHFTTKQVPAVALGILQQGLSWDEVLRVRQPRL from the coding sequence TTGAACGGACAATGGACATGCCCTCATTGCAATTCACAGAATTGTCGGCATCACAAGACGTATCAAACCGGTCATAACGGTACGCGTTTGCTGTGGCGATGTCAAAGTTGCAATAGGCTCTTTTCCGAGACCAAAGCCACCCTTATCGAGGGGCTCAGGAAACCGACCAGCTTCATCATTCAAGTGCTCAAAACGCGCACTGAGGGGATCGGCTTGAACGCCGCCTGCCGGGCCTTCGCGATTGCGAAGAATACGTTGCTCCTATGGGAGCGTCGCCTGGCCGATTGCAAGGATGTGCTGGTCATATATGCCCTGACGCACACCTTTATTGAGCAACTGATCGAAGGTGATGAGCTTTATACGAAAGTGAATAGGAATGTCCCCCCGGAGGATTGTGAAGGCTGGACGATCGTACTGATGGAAAGGGCAAGTCGATTTATCTGGGCGCTTCAGTGCGGGAAAAAGGATCGCAGCCTATTTTCATATGCCATACAAATACTTAGAGATGTCATCCTGCGTACTGGCGATGTCACTCTAGTCACCGACGGGGAACGTCGGTATGGCAATCTCCTGTTTGAAATTTGCCACGAAGTATTGCGAACCGGAAAACGCGGCCGCCCACCGAAAGTGCTTCGTCGCGGTGTGAAGGTGCGCCTTAAGAATAAAGGGAAAGGAACTGATAGAACGGGGCACTCGCGTCCCAAATACGAAACCCCTCATCCGGAGCATCCAGAAACCGATCAAGATGTGACGCCAGCCGATATTCATGCTAATCATTTGGAAGCATCGAACGCTTCATTTCGGCGAAAGAATTCTGCTTATCGCCGCCGAACGAATACGTACGCGAAGAGCATTTCTGGTTTGCAAAGAACATTGGATATGTTGTGGATTGTCCATAACTTTATTCGCAGCCACTTCACGACAAAACAGGTTCCTGCGGTGGCTCTGGGGATTCTCCAGCAGGGACTCTCGTGGGATGAGGTCCTTAGAGTTCGACAGCCCAGGTTATAA